The window GCCAGCCTGCGCCTCTGCCAGCCTGCGCACTCCCTGCACAATCCTCGCCTCCGCTGCCAGGCGATCCTCCAGCCCCGGAAAACAATCATCCGGATAAAGGCGCTGCCGCTCCTCCCGCGCGAGTCCGGACGCCGCGCCGTAATCCCGCTCCAGCAAGACATCGTCCGTCTGAATCACGCCGTCATACGAAAGCTCCCTGCCAATCAGTCTCGCTGTTTCCACCGCCCGCTGCAGCGGACTGGAAATCATTGCCGGGCCGTGCCCGGAAAAAGGATACAGGCTGATCGCCTTGCCGGCATCTGTCGCCTGCCGGCGGCCCGCATCGTTAAGAGGCACATCCTCGCGCCCCTGCAGCCGTCCTTCTGCGTTCCATGCCGTTTCACCATGTCGTACGATTATGATCTTCATTTCTGCCTCCGCCTGTATAGTTTGCCTTATTATACCGGCCTTTTCTCTGAATCGCAAGCCTGATATAATTGTATCAATTTTGTAACAATTGACCCGCCCTTTTTGTTCGCCAGAAGACAAATTCCGAACGTTAAAAAACGTCGAAAAGTCACTGTTTATGCTGCTTTATGAGATTATTGTCAAAATGACTTGACGAAATGATTATTTTACCGTATAATAACAAAAGTATTACATTTGTTACAAAGTGCATGAAGACTCCCTTTAATTTGAAAGGAAATAATTTCCGTGATTTGTAGAAAAAAGAACCTTAAAGCGTTTCGCTTATTAATATGTCTTGCATTTGCAATCGCTGTATCGTCGGTGTTCCTCAACATCGAGCCTATGGCTTCAGAAGCTCCTGAGGAATTTCTGGCATCTCTTGAACAGAACGCCTCAGAAGAGGATGCTCAGCGGCTGACACAGGGCTATGGCTCTTCCTTTGCTCCTCTGAGTACAGAAAAGGATATTTACAAGCCGCTCAGTGCCGGTCAAACATCTAATGCAGATGACCAATCTGCTTCTACGATGCCGGCCACCGCACCGCAGCCTGATGCTACGAATACCCCATCTACTGAGAGCGATACTGCTATCGAAACTCCAACTGAAGAGAGCTCTTATTCTGAAGAATCTTCTGTTGATTTCTCTATGGAGCCTGCCCATCCGGAGCAGCCCTCCTATGAAGAAAACAGTGCTATTCACGCAGCCGCTTCCGGCTCTGGTCAGCCCGTTGAAGGAGAGTATTCTGACCTTGATCTTTTAGCTGCGATCTGTCAGATTGAGGCCGGCTATGATTACGATGGCTGCCTGGCTGTTGCCAATGTGGTCTTGAACCGGCTGAATACCGGATTTGATGATTGCCAGACCATTTATGAAGTGATTTACTACCCCAACCAGTTTGCCATCACGCGCATGCCTCATTACCTCAAAAACGGTACAAGCAGTATTGCCCGGCAGGCAGCTGCCGATGCGCTGGCTGGCGCCAACAATATTGGTGATTACTTATATTTCTACGCAGAATGGTATGCCAAACCGGAAACGCTCACCTGCCCCTATTTATTAGTCGGCGGAAACTGTTTCCTGAACAATTCATTATAATCGATCTTTAAGCCAAATGCAAAAGCGAGCGTTCTCATTTATAAGAATGGGAAGCTCGCTTTTTTAATGCTATTTTGCCAATGAAACGATTGTAACAAGGCAAGTAGCAAAAGACTATTCGATATTAGCGTTTATTTCTTTTATGATTTCAACAACCGTTATCGTACCATCCACTAACATTTCACATATAGGCGGATGGTTAATATCGTTATGCTTATTTTCCCAATATGCCTCAGCAAGCCTTATGTTTTCCTGTTTGTCTAATCCGCCATCAAAGCATTTTGTGGCATCGCCAACGAAACAGTTGCCTTTTATCTCCAACTTGACAATGCTGTATGTGGGGCGACCTATTTCCGCGAAATACTTTGCCCAATCACCGGCTTCTTTCAGGGTTTTAGACGCATATAAGCAGCTCATCCTAGATGGATATGCAGGATACTTTTCCAGTCTGACTTCTTCAAGTGCCAGTTCTCTCAAAGCAACCTTGACAGGGTATTCTAAAGAATCAGCGTTATATTTGTCCGGGTTCTGATAGATATCATTTACAATGTCTATTTTATTATAAACCCTTTTATAGACTCCACTATGATGTGTCTTATCAAAGATAATTTGTTGTCCTAATTGAATAGGCTTATCTGTAATAACATGATATGCAAACATTGACGTTTCCTTTTCACATCGCATACCGCACCGCATTATAGATGCTGATACAGACAATGATGCACATCAGAGCCATGTACAGCTTATCGACGGCCTGATTATTCATCTTACGATAAAACACCCTGCCCACTGCGCCGCCAGCAATCCCGCCGGCTGCCATCAGCACAAGCGCCAAGAGCTCGAACTCAGGCACGCTTTGCGTGATCAGCGTTGTCAGCAGACTCGCGATCTGGCTAAATAGAATTATATACAGGCTGTTCTGCGCGGCCGTTTTGGTATCCATGCTAAAGAAAAAGGAAAGAACCATCAGATTGATCGGCCCGCCGCCGATGCCCAGAAAGCTTGACATAATTCCCAGCAGCAGTCCAATCAGCACACACAGCGGCGCTTTTGTCACATGATGTGTATGGATCCGGTGCGCAAATATGGCATATACAATGGTAGCCAGCGTAATCAGCGCTAAACAAACCGCCTGCACCGATCCCACCATGTTTTGATTCTCAAATGCGCCCTTAATCACTTTAAAGAGCTGATTGCCTGCGATGCCGCCTACCGCCGCTCCTATCGCCAGCGGCGTACCTGTTTTAAAGTCCACCCGGCTTTCGCCGGAAATCAAATTGCGGCCTACTGAATAGCAGCTCATGGAAAGCACGGTGCAGCCTGATAAAAAGCTGATTGTTGATACGCTGGCAAGTCCTGCCAGATCCAGCACCGGCTTAATAATCACACCTCCGCCAATGCCGCAGATAGCCCCTGCCACCGAAGCCAAAAAGCTTACTAATAAATATAAAAGCATCAGCATTTCCCATCCTCCT is drawn from Lachnospiraceae bacterium and contains these coding sequences:
- a CDS encoding cell wall hydrolase; translation: MASEAPEEFLASLEQNASEEDAQRLTQGYGSSFAPLSTEKDIYKPLSAGQTSNADDQSASTMPATAPQPDATNTPSTESDTAIETPTEESSYSEESSVDFSMEPAHPEQPSYEENSAIHAAASGSGQPVEGEYSDLDLLAAICQIEAGYDYDGCLAVANVVLNRLNTGFDDCQTIYEVIYYPNQFAITRMPHYLKNGTSSIARQAAADALAGANNIGDYLYFYAEWYAKPETLTCPYLLVGGNCFLNNSL
- a CDS encoding histidine phosphatase family protein; translated protein: MKIIIVRHGETAWNAEGRLQGREDVPLNDAGRRQATDAGKAISLYPFSGHGPAMISSPLQRAVETARLIGRELSYDGVIQTDDVLLERDYGAASGLAREERQRLYPDDCFPGLEDRLAAEARIVQGVRRLAEAQAGRDLILVSHGEISHIFLAYLRGEMTQTGRSALKNAAISCLEYTKERDFVIEYYNQSAAELAALLNKGEKNSD
- a CDS encoding DUF2441 domain-containing protein: MFAYHVITDKPIQLGQQIIFDKTHHSGVYKRVYNKIDIVNDIYQNPDKYNADSLEYPVKVALRELALEEVRLEKYPAYPSRMSCLYASKTLKEAGDWAKYFAEIGRPTYSIVKLEIKGNCFVGDATKCFDGGLDKQENIRLAEAYWENKHNDINHPPICEMLVDGTITVVEIIKEINANIE
- a CDS encoding sulfite exporter TauE/SafE family protein, whose translation is MLMLLYLLVSFLASVAGAICGIGGGVIIKPVLDLAGLASVSTISFLSGCTVLSMSCYSVGRNLISGESRVDFKTGTPLAIGAAVGGIAGNQLFKVIKGAFENQNMVGSVQAVCLALITLATIVYAIFAHRIHTHHVTKAPLCVLIGLLLGIMSSFLGIGGGPINLMVLSFFFSMDTKTAAQNSLYIILFSQIASLLTTLITQSVPEFELLALVLMAAGGIAGGAVGRVFYRKMNNQAVDKLYMALMCIIVCISIYNAVRYAM